The DNA region ATAATTATCAGTTTAATTCCATATTGCGAAGCCAGACGACGCGCCTTGGCACGTAAATCAAAGATGGATAGCGATGGTGTATCATCAATATATAATGGTGCCTTTTCAAGGTTTTTCACCTTGATACTAAGCTGTTCCCATTCGTGTTTTTCTAATTTTCCGGTACGTAATTTTTCGGATGATAGTCCTGTTTCAGAAGAAATAAGACGGGTAATCAACTGTACGGATGACATCTCCAGAGAGAAAACCGCTACGGCATGGTTAAAATCTATGGCAATATTTCTCGCCATCGACAAAACGAAAGCCGTCTTACCCATACCCGGACGTGCCGCAATAATAATCAAGTCACTTGGCTGCCATCCTGAAGTTACTTTGTCCAACTTTTCAAAACCGGTAGCAACACCACTCAGACCTTCCTTATTGGCAATTTCTTCAATTCTTTTCTTTGCCTGGATTACCAAACTCTGGGCTGTTTCAGAACTTCTCTTTATATTTCCCTGAGTAACTTCATATAGTTTTGATTCTGCCTTGTCCAGCAAATCAAATACGTCTGTAGTCTCATCATAGGATTCTTCAATAATTTCGGAAGAAATTTTTATCAGGCTTCGCTGGATAAATTTTTGAAGAATAATTCTGGAATGGAACTCGATATGTGCTGAAGATGATATTTTCTGCGTTAGTTGAATCAGATAGAAATCACCTCCTGAAAGATCCAGTTTTGCATTCTTTTTAAGCTGAGCCGAAACTGTTAATAAGTCAATGGGCTGTGAATCGTTGAAAAGCTGTACAATTGCTTCAAAAATATACTTGTGGGCTTCTTTATAGAAAGCATCGGGCTGGAGAATATCAATAACCTCATCCACCCCTTTTTTATCAATCATCATAGCCCCCAAAACGGCTTCTTCCAATTCGACAGCCTGTGGCGGGAGCTTACCTTTTTCAAGATTGATTATGGTAGTTTTATCTACTCTAACCGGGTTTATATTTCTGAGATTTTCCATAATGCGAATGTAGCCAAAATTAAAAGAAATAGCCTTTTGATTTGTTAGCCACTTTTGTT from Flavobacterium lindanitolerans includes:
- the dnaB gene encoding replicative DNA helicase; the protein is MENLRNINPVRVDKTTIINLEKGKLPPQAVELEEAVLGAMMIDKKGVDEVIDILQPDAFYKEAHKYIFEAIVQLFNDSQPIDLLTVSAQLKKNAKLDLSGGDFYLIQLTQKISSSAHIEFHSRIILQKFIQRSLIKISSEIIEESYDETTDVFDLLDKAESKLYEVTQGNIKRSSETAQSLVIQAKKRIEEIANKEGLSGVATGFEKLDKVTSGWQPSDLIIIAARPGMGKTAFVLSMARNIAIDFNHAVAVFSLEMSSVQLITRLISSETGLSSEKLRTGKLEKHEWEQLSIKVKNLEKAPLYIDDTPSLSIFDLRAKARRLASQYGIKLIIIDYLQLMTAGGGGKGGGNREQEISTISRNLKALAKELNVPVIALSQLSRAVETRGSSKRPLLSDLRESGAIEQDADIVSFIYRPEYYKIDEWDDDEHSPTEGQAEFIIAKHRNGSLENVRLKFIGSLGKFDNLDEFGGGFDDLPSKMNMQDAPFLTKNLPSANEAFGSNMNNVDDDSDVPF